From Armatimonadota bacterium:
GTACTCCCCAGTGTTATAGTTGAAAGCCTTGATTGTAGAACTCTCTCCAACATAAAGCTTGTTCCGAGTCTGATCGAGTCCCATTGTGTACGCAGAACCGAGGGCGAATTGCCCAAACTTGCCAAGATAGACTCCGGAATCGAGATCGTAGCGGTGGATACATCGCCCGACGTTGTCCGCGACCAAGGCCAGGGTAAAGGAGGCCTGCGCCACGCCAACCAGAGAAACGGCCAAACAAGAAAGCAAAATTCGGTTCATCTGGATACAGTTATATCCGATATTTGGCCAGAAACCAAATTTTGAATCTGATTTTGAATTTGAACCGGACTACCGTATAATTCTGGAATGCGACTCGCTTTGGTTGTTCCTGTTTTGGCTTTTTCCTGCTTTGCCTCGGCTTCATTTGAACTCGTGATGGCGCTGGACTCCACCAATCATACGGTTCATCGGATTGATGGTGAGCGCAGCATATACCTCGGAAATTTTGGTGCGAATCGCCTGGTGAACCCTTGTGCGATGGTCGTGCAGCAATCGGCAAATCGGGCGCATGTTTATGACCCGACCCAGAGGGCCGTCATCTCGTTTGACTACAACACAGGCGAAAAGGTCGGGGAAACCGCTATGCCGAATTTTAGTTACGCGACGCTCGCTTTGGGCACAAATGGCGACTTCTTGGTCGGTGACTTTTTCACCAATACAGCGCGACGTTATAACCAGGTAGGAACTCTGGTCGGCGTCTTCACTGCCCCAGCTGGCGCGATTGGCACCCGAGCCATGATGCAGGCAGCAGATGGCAACTACTACATTGCCTGGAGTGGCGCCAATGTCATCACCCGCCACAATGCTGCAGGCGCGATTTTGGCGACGGTGACCACCGCGAGCACTGCAGTTTCCGATTGCCGCCAGATGTTTGTCCAAAACGGAACGGTCGTCCTCTCTGGAGGAAGTAGTGGCAAATGGGTTCGTTCAACGTATTCTTCGTCAGCGTCTTGGGGCACTTTAACCGAGACAACTTTCACACCATTCTCCTATGGCGTTTCGGGAGCACACTTTAATACCATTTATGCCGGTGGCTACCCCACCAGCGGCACCGTCCTACTCAACAGCTATTCTTTGACTACTGGCGCCCAAATGAGTTCTTACACGATTCCAGG
This genomic window contains:
- a CDS encoding PEP-CTERM sorting domain-containing protein (PEP-CTERM proteins occur, often in large numbers, in the proteomes of bacteria that also encode an exosortase, a predicted intramembrane cysteine proteinase. The presence of a PEP-CTERM domain at a protein's C-terminus predicts cleavage within the sorting domain, followed by covalent anchoring to some some component of the (usually Gram-negative) cell surface. Many PEP-CTERM proteins exhibit an unusual sequence composition that includes large numbers of potential glycosylation sites. Expression of one such protein has been shown restore the ability of a bacterium to form floc, a type of biofilm.); its protein translation is MRLALVVPVLAFSCFASASFELVMALDSTNHTVHRIDGERSIYLGNFGANRLVNPCAMVVQQSANRAHVYDPTQRAVISFDYNTGEKVGETAMPNFSYATLALGTNGDFLVGDFFTNTARRYNQVGTLVGVFTAPAGAIGTRAMMQAADGNYYIAWSGANVITRHNAAGAILATVTTASTAVSDCRQMFVQNGTVVLSGGSSGKWVRSTYSSSASWGTLTETTFTPFSYGVSGAHFNTIYAGGYPTSGTVLLNSYSLTTGAQMSSYTIPGASNLVALGTVIAPEPQTYLAMLVGGLGILSRRKRRA